The sequence TGTCATGCTTAATGCATATGCCATTTGGAAGGAAAATGAAGGAaccaattttgttttgaaacatGTTTGGCGACTTTAGAAAGATCAACCAAGATGGTTAGAGCAGTTTACTGAAAATTGCTCTAAAAGGACGAAGATTTCTGCATTTAGGACATATTCTTCATCATCTAATCTAAAAACACCTCGAAGATGCTGCAGCTGACACACCATTTTCAATTGTTCGTCCAATGGGGgcaaaatgcaaccaaaagGAAGAGCAGGGGGAAAGGAGTAGGAAAATATACCAATTATGTGGATTTGACTAGTGTGGAGGAAGCAATGAGGGAAATAAATGTTCTCAATGCCAAACTAGTAACCTTAAGGGAGAAAGAATTGGAAAATGAGTATTATGACATTCTAAGACATTTCTATAATATCTGAAAGTCAACTCAAAGATCATTAAgcctttctataaaaaaaatcagaataaaCTAGGAATCTAGTATTAATTTGCTAGgtagttttaatttgtattttaggaGTCGTGCTTgacttgttatttattttaatcgtattttaattttttttcaatttttgttaatttgtgaAACTATTCATTGTACAATTTgctatttaattaatgaaactCCATATAATATTGGGTATTATCTTGCATATAGTATTCAACCAGGTTGAGCCACATTTGTGAAGATCATACCAATGCTACAAGGTCTCAgaagaaaattatttacaaaatgtcaagaagCAACAAAAAAAGGATGTGAAACGAGCATTTGGTGTGCTCAAATCTTGATTCGCAATTATATGTGGTTCATCGCAATTATATGTGGTTCATCGTGTGCGTAAAACATAGATACAATGAAGAATATAATGTTGACATGTATTATATTGCATAACATGATTGTCAAAGAAGAATGAGATACGTTCAATGGTAATGTTGATGTTGATTATATTCATCTAGAAAATGATATTTGGGAACGTTACAATCACACtaataatgaaatttaatttttctttgacattaatgcttttcaattttttattattatctagttcatgtatttttcatttctttaacatttagtcataaataaaaattaaatttatgttcattttcctatttcttaatatttataattttttttcttcattgtttcattaaaattaattactcaattaattgtatttaatttaacaaattattaaataaaatatttaaaaataagattcatgtgagacaaaaaaaaatttatctaaaatctCAAAATGAGATCtatcactaaaaaaaatgaaacaaattctCAATTCTAAGTAACATTATAGAGTACACCAAAAAGTAATCTAAGATACTAATTTAAAATCTACCATTAAACTTTCCTCTTATAATGTAACAGTTAAAACAGTGAGAAATCACTTATCATttactataaatatttaaaaagtgaATACAAGCAAAAAGGAGCTCCGAAAACCTTTCTAACAAGTCTCTAACTCCATCGAAGGCAAGGCCGGTTCTAGGAATGGcgaagaagaacaagaagcaGACAAGAGATGCCGAGGTGGAACCTGAACTCAACACCAAAAATGGCGAAAACGATGATTCTCACAATAAGAAGAAACTTAAGAAAAAGAGAATGAGGAAGAAAATACCCACAGTTAGCATAGCCGTGCCTGCTTCCATCATTGACAACGTTCCAACTCTCGAGCTCGCTACCCGGGTACTGTAGTAGGCTACTCTTCAATTAAAGacgccctttttttttttttccattttctcatccccttcttctttttccaatattattttcccttttcagTTGGCTGGTCAAATCGCTCGTGCCGCAACCATTTTCCGAATCAACGAGGTTGCTAAAGCTTCTGTGTTCTCTACATTTTCACATCttgcttaataataataataatgacaataataataataataataatcttttagttcttattaTTATTGCGATTTTTTTTGCTGATATAGTTTTAATTGTCATTTGTGTACATAGGTGGTTGTGTTTGACAATAAAAGTAACCCAGATAATGATTCCGTGCTGGATAATGTGGGTGATGAAAGTGGTGCTGCTTTTCTGATGAGAATCCTGCAGTATCTTGAGACACCTCAGTATTTGAGGAAGGCTCTCTTTCCAATGCATAACAGCCTAAGATTTGTGGTTGGAACAATTCATTAACTGGATTATTTCTTCCCTTGCATTTTCTgaagtttgttagttttgttgacTGTTAGTGTTAGTCCATGCTTGACTTTAGTTGTTTGTATTGCACTTTGTCTTTGTTTGCAGGGCCTGTTGCCACCCCTTGATGCTCCACACCATTTGCGCAAACATGAATGGTTTCCATATCGAGAAGGTAGGCCTTTGCATTCTAGGATAATTTCTAACTGTTATATGGAGTAATCAGTAGATATGGAAGGATTTGATATATATGGTTTATGCAGGGATTGGTTGAGTTCTTTAATTTGAGTGACACATAGCATTCAAGCTGGTTGTAATTTGTGATTGCAGATTACATATTAAACCTGTAGGATATTTCTATTTTCAACCAATCAATTATAAGACTACAAATGTTCTATGACAGTGAATGGTTGGCAATGAATCACTAACAAGCAAAAATAAGTGCAGTAGAGACAAGAATGCTGAGCTAAATGAGAATACTTACAAGGAAAAGATAAATTTAGGAATGAATTTATTTGGGAGATAGGTGTATTAGCATGCCTAATAAGGAGAGTATGAAAGGAGTTCATCTAAGGTGGTTTCTCATGTGAGAAGTAAGGCTCTGGTGAGAAAGTTCACTTAGAAAGGGTAGAAGAAAAATTTAGGAGAAACCATTAAGAAGGACCTTACTCTAACTGCAAATTTGGTCTTTGATGGAGTTCAATGGTGACAAATAATCCATTATTCTATCTCACTTGGTGGGATGATGCTTGGTTATCGGTGTTGTTGGCTCTCTCTAATGGGTATGTAGATTGTTGgtgatgtttattgtattggtGCCTTCTGAATACTTTAAAAGGACATTTTGTCCTCTTTATtcgaactttttttttgctgttcacgcacaaaaaaaaaatgttaaagctGAAACATTTTTATCATTGGCATTGCTATTACATGTTTGTTATTCTGCTCCATTGTTACTATGGCCAGGTTTTGATATATTGCAATAACTTCATAGGTGTCACAGTAAAAGAAAGAGACTCAAACTCTGGGGCAACGCTAGTTGATGTTGGGTTAGTGAAGGTATGGGCATACATGTTGTAGATTACTTTGCCCGAAGCTTaccttttttaaaatacttttgttattatttagcGCAGGGGAGGGAAAATTAGTCCCTTTCAattctcttcttccttatttccttcatttttcttatgACATCCTCCCTGAAGATGTATCCTTTTATCTGCATTTTGATTCATGCTTGGCACGTAGTTGTTTGGATTTTGGCATTTGACCACAAGTTCAACAATGATGTCTAGAAATACCATCACGacatttcctttttctcttactttttcctttccttatctttcattttaatttgcaAGTTGTAATGTttgttgattgttaattttattttgtagattAAATCACTTTGGTTGGTTTCTGTTCTTTTAATATGGCTATTAAGTAGGCTTCAGTTTGTTTGTGTATGATCTGATTCAGTACACAACATATGCAGAATGTAATAGTTGACCAAATATTTGAACCAGGAAGAAGAGTTACTGTTGCCATGGGAACTGACCGCAATTTGGATTCTGGTAATAAATTGATCTTTgcttgtcttttttatttagttctGCTTAAGATGTTTGATGATCTTTTCTTGATGAAAATTGTACTATACAGTGCCATACTTTCTGTTTGTGCAAACTTGACTGTTGTCCTGATTGTCATAATGCCATACCCTTGCTCCAGCAATGTATTGCTCTCTCATGTTagtcaaattaaaatatcattttcttcttgattgaaaaaacaatttcaatttgagtgacacttttttttttttttgttgggggGTTGGTTTTCCACCCATCCTTATCAATTATCATCTTGAAGTATTCATTTGTGTCCCTTGTGCTAGCTCAAATGGTAATTTAGGCCTTTTGTTTTGAAAGATATTTCTTACAATTAAAATCCATTACAtaatttctccatttttttttatttcaagtttGCTAAGCTTAGCATGTGATGCCCGTATTATTGCTAGAGGATCACTAAATATCCATGTGAGatacatttaaatataaaaagttgcCATGTTCATTCAGTTAAATATGAACCTAAAAAGAATCTCTGCACCTTGATTACATATTAAACTATTAATGAAGAAATTACATTTATGAGTGCCAACTGCATTCAACATCTTCAATATATGTTAAGCTGATTTGCAATGTTGTACTTCATCTAGATTTACCACGCCAGGTCATCTCATCATCTAAGCCTAGGGAAGAAGGAACATATTGGGGATACCAAGTGCGTTATGCACATAATATCAGCGCAGTATTTAAGGATTGTGCATATAAGGTATCTTCCCCTCTCCTAAACAGACAAATATGGCTTATAATATCcctattctaatatttgttGTTCCACCCTAACTCTATTGTGACAGCGTGgatatgattttataattggTACCTCTGAGCATGGTCAGATTATTAAGTCATCTGATCTTGAAATACCTTCTTTCAGGTATTGTGTTTTAACATCAgctgcaaaataattaatgttagatTGCTTAGTTGCaggttttaaattttcttttcattgctgTTTTAAGTGAAAGAGCTTATAATTCTAAGATATGCGTTTTGAAATCCCTTCCtacaaatttgttttctttttgttcattatatatttctaaaatgataattttccaAATGGGGGTAAGGATTGGAAACTATGGCTTGCTCCTAAGACACATGGcaataaagttattttaagtCAACAATTAAATAACAGCCTTCAggcattttgtttcttttttaaaatttcattgatATAGGAATCTGGAATCTGGATCAATATGACCAGGAAATGCTATAGGATTGGGTTCTTCGATAATTTGTGAAAATGGCATCTTATTATCATAATATTGACTTTTGCAATTATAAATTTGGCTTCTGTATGAAGTGGTTTTCTTATCTGTGTAACTTCCTACTTGTATTGAGCTTCACTAACTgactaaatttgaaatataaagtttaaaagAATTATGTCTGATGATGCaaggttttttatttgaattcatttataaattgCTTGTTTCTCTAAATTGGTAGACATTTATTGATTGCCTTTGGTGGACTGGCTGGCTTGGAAGAGAGTATTGAAGAAGATGACAACTTAAAGGTATTACATAGTTTCTTTTAGTTATTTATACATGGTTGTAACCTGTGATTGTGAGACTGCTACCAATCAGAGATTCCATAAATTTGCCAGAATCTTTGAGCACATGCCTTTTTCTGTTGTTACACATCTGTTTGATA comes from Glycine soja cultivar W05 chromosome 20, ASM419377v2, whole genome shotgun sequence and encodes:
- the LOC114402245 gene encoding putative methyltransferase C9orf114 isoform X2, which encodes MAKKNKKQTRDAEVEPELNTKNGENDDSHNKKKLKKKRMRKKIPTVSIAVPASIIDNVPTLELATRLAGQIARAATIFRINEVVVFDNKSNPDNDSVLDNVGDESGAAFLMRILQYLETPQYLRKALFPMHNSLRFVGLLPPLDAPHHLRKHEWFPYREGVTVKERDSNSGATLVDVGLVKNVIVDQIFEPGRRVTVAMGTDRNLDSDLPRQVISSSKPREEGTYWGYQVRYAHNISAVFKDCAYKRGYDFIIGTSEHGQIIKSSDLEIPSFRHLLIAFGGLAGLEESIEEDDNLKGKKAQDAFNLYLNTCPHQGSRTIRTEYFQEPISRAFQC
- the LOC114402245 gene encoding putative methyltransferase C9orf114 isoform X1, yielding MAKKNKKQTRDAEVEPELNTKNGENDDSHNKKKLKKKRMRKKIPTVSIAVPASIIDNVPTLELATRLAGQIARAATIFRINEVVVFDNKSNPDNDSVLDNVGDESGAAFLMRILQYLETPQYLRKALFPMHNSLRFVGLLPPLDAPHHLRKHEWFPYREGVTVKERDSNSGATLVDVGLVKNVIVDQIFEPGRRVTVAMGTDRNLDSDLPRQVISSSKPREEGTYWGYQVRYAHNISAVFKDCAYKRGYDFIIGTSEHGQIIKSSDLEIPSFRHLLIAFGGLAGLEESIEEDDNLKGKKAQDAFNLYLNTCPHQGSRTIRTEEAIFISLQYFQEPISRAFQC